The stretch of DNA CTGGAAAAGGCTGGGCGTGGCCAGGACCTCCTTGCGCAATTTCATGATAATGCTCGCTTGGGGAATGGGAATCCCTCCGTCAAGGTTGGCGGCCTGGTACAGGGCCGGAAGTTCCATAAAAGGGGGTTCGTAACGATGAAGGATAACTCCAGGGTGAGGCTTGCTATCGCAATCGGAGGGCTGTTGACCCTGTTCGTGGTCTTTCGGATGTGCGGCATAGACAAAAGCTGGTTTACCGAGGAACACCTTCGTTCGTTCGGGCCGATGGCTCCGGCGGTGTTCACCGCCATGTTCGCCGTGGCTGTGATTCTGGCCGTTCCAGGCGGGCCTATAACGATCCTGGCTGGCAGCCTTTTCGGCGTGTTTCAAGGAACCGTCGTGGTCTCCGCAGGGTCTACACTGGGAGCGGCGGCGGCCTTTCTGATAGCCCGATACGCGGCCAGGGATCAGGTCTCCCGATGGCTGGCCCGAAACCCTAGATTCGTGAAGCTGGACGACATGATTCGAGAGAAGGGTTTCTTCGTCATTGCGATAGTGAGGCTCATCCCTCTTTTTCCCTTCAACCTGGTGAACTACGGTATGGGGCTGACCTCGGTCTCTTTCGGATATTACGTGCTGATGTCGTGGCTGTGCATGCTTCCGGGGACGGTCCTCTACGTGGCCGGAGGGGACGTCTTCAAAAGGGCTCTGACGGAGGGGTGCGTACCCTGGCGGACCGTCAGCCTCTGCGTGGTGATACTGATATGCCTGACGGCGGGCTATCTCGGCCTCAGAGGTTCGCTGAGCGAAAAGAGGGGAGAATAACGGAAGAAGGCGGCCCGGTCTCCCCGGCGCCGTGGTGG from Dethiosulfovibrio russensis encodes:
- a CDS encoding TVP38/TMEM64 family protein, producing MKDNSRVRLAIAIGGLLTLFVVFRMCGIDKSWFTEEHLRSFGPMAPAVFTAMFAVAVILAVPGGPITILAGSLFGVFQGTVVVSAGSTLGAAAAFLIARYAARDQVSRWLARNPRFVKLDDMIREKGFFVIAIVRLIPLFPFNLVNYGMGLTSVSFGYYVLMSWLCMLPGTVLYVAGGDVFKRALTEGCVPWRTVSLCVVILICLTAGYLGLRGSLSEKRGE